Genomic window (Pseudomonas hydrolytica):
GGGCGGCGCGGTTTCGCCGATACTGTCATCGACGTAGATGTCGCGAGTGGGGTGGTAGATGCTGCTGTTATAGGCACCGTAGCGGGTGTAGACGACCGTACGTCCAACCCACTTCTCTTGCACGATGCATGGCACATCGTGCCGACCGACCACGCCAACCAACGCGCGGTCGATTTCCGTTACCACCATGAATGCCTGCACGATGCTGTCCGGGTACACCGCGAGCATCTTGCCGCGCTGCAGGCCATGCAGCGCCTCCACCTCCTCGCTGGTGGCGAGGAATTTGTGGCCGACCATGCCGTTCTGCAAAACCGGCAGAACGCGATCCAGAATGGCCTGGCCAAACCGCGCATTGCCACTGACGTGAAGCTTCCAGCCTTCGTCGGCGATATCCAGCCGATCCGTGAACCACATCCATCCGGACAGGCTTGAGTAGTTTCCGGTATAGGTGAAAGCAGGCATGACGAGCCCTCCTGATTGGCCATGAACGACAGCACTGAAGTTCGAAGGCTAGTCAAGGAGCGGCAGCCCGGCCAGAAGCGCCGCCGAAGGGCGCTTGGAAGTCAGGCCTTACTCGGCCGGGTCGCCAGCAGCAGGCCGCCGAAGATCATCGCGGCGCCAAGCCAGTGATAGAGCTGCAGGCTCTCGTTCAGCAGCACCCAGCCCAGCAGCGCGGTGAACACCGGCATCAGGTAGTTGGTCAGCGCGGCCTTGGCGGCGCCGACCACGCGGATGCCGTGGTTCCAGGCCAGGTAGGCCAGCAGCGAGGCGAACACGGCGGTGTAGGCGATGGCCGAGAGGTTGGCGACGTTCAGCGCCAGCTGCACGCCCTGCGCCAGTTCGTACAGGTAGAACGGCAGAATCAGCGGTACCCCAAGCAGGATGAACACGCCCAGCAGGGCCAGCGGCGGAATAGGCTGCAGGTAGGCGGCCCAGCGCCGCAGCAGCAGCGAATACAACGCCCAGTCCACCACGGCGAGCAACATGATCAGGTCACCCTGATTGAACGACAGGCTGGCCAGACGGCTCCACTGTCCCTGACTGATCAGCACCGCCAGGCCCACCACCGCCACCAGCATGCCCCACCAGGCGCGGCGTGCCGGCCATTCGTTGAGCAATAGCCCGGCGCCGATGAAGGTCACCAGCGGCAGGCAGGTGTTGACCAGCGAGATATTGATCGCCGCGGTGGTTTGCGCGGCGCTGTAGAGCAGCGAATTGTAGCCCGCGATGCCCAGGCCACCGAGCACCAGCAAGCGCCAGCCGGCCTTGGCCACGGCCGCACGATGGCGCCACAGCGGCACGGCCACGAATGGCAGCAGCAGCGCTAACGCCAGGCACCAGCGCCAGAACGACAAGGTGAACGGCGCGATCTCACCGGCGAAGGCACGCGCCACCAGGGCATTGCCGGACCAGCAGAGATTGGCCAGCAACAAGCCGAAGAAAGCCAGCGAGCGGGAATGGTTGAGTGCGTTCATAAAGCAAGCGCCACCCCTACAGGGCGGCGTTTATCTGAAAGGGGTTTGGCCGGTTGTGCGCGGTCACCGAGCGGGGAATGCTGAGCGATCATTGCGTAGCTTCCGAATAGACGGCTTTGCACCATACGGAGGCATTGGAAGCTTGGCAAGGTCGCAGGAGGCATGCGCAGGACGCGCCGGACGCACTAGCCTGGGACCCATGTCAGTTTTCCAGCGTGGCCGACCGCCCATTGAAGCGCATGCGCATTGACGCCAGGCCTCGTAGCGTCCAATCAACCAAGGGCGCCATACACGCGCAAAGGAGAGCCTCACGGCTAGAGGCTGCTACAGCGCACCTTACGCAAACACCTCCAGCCGGCGAACCAGCGAGATACCCTCAGGGCTGAGCTCGGCGCCGTAGGCCAGCACTTCCACACCCGCCGCTCTGGCTTCGCGCAGACCGGCGGCGTAGGCCGGATCGATGTCCTCCGCAGCCCGCACGGCGACGATGCCGGACAGATTCACGCAGTACAGCAGCACGGTACGTACACCTAGGCGCGACAGGGCGGCCAGCTCACGCAGGTGCCGGGCGCCACGCAGCGTCACCGCATCGGGAAAGGCCGCCACGTCGCTGCCATCGAAGCCCAGCGTCACGCTCTTGACCTCGACAAAGACCGGCCCGCTCGGATAATCCAGGCGAAAATCGGCGCGGCTGTTCTCCACACCATAGGGCACCTCGCGCTTGAGCGCGGTGAAGCCGGCCAGCTCGGTGATCAGCCCGGCACGCAGCGCTTCCTCCACCAGGGCATTGGCTCGCGCGGTGTTGATGCAGGCCAGGCGCCCTTGCGGCGTTTCGCTGATTTCCCAACTGCCCGCCAGCTTGCGCTTGGGATCGTTGCTGCGGCCGAACCACACCCGACAACCCTCGCTCATGCAGTTGAGCATCGAACCGGTGTTGGCGCAGTGAATGGTCATCGGCTCGCCGCTGGCGGTCTCGATATCGGCGAGAAAGCGCTTGTAGCGGCGTAGCAGGCGGCCTTCTTCCAACGGCGGATCAAAGCGCATCGGGGTTCCAGCTCTTCAAGCCGCGGGCGATGCGTTCGACCGCCTGCTGCAGGCGGTCGATGTTCTGCGTGTAGGCAAAGCGCACATGATGCCCGGCCTGGTAGCGACCGAAATCCAGGCCCGGGGTAAACGCCACGTGCTCGGTTTCGATGAAGTGGCGGCAGAAGGCGAAGGCATCGCCACCGAAGGCGCTGATATCGGCATATAGATAGAAGGCGCCCTCGGGCGTGGCGGCGATGCCGAAGCCCAGCTCGCGCAGGGCCGGTAGCAGATAGTCGCGGCGGCGCTGAAACTCGTGGCGACGCTCTTCGAGGATGGCCAGGGTCGCGGGCTCGAAGCAGGCCAGCGCGGCATGCTGAGCCATGCTCGGCGCGCTGATGTAGAGGTTCTGCGCCAGCTTCTCCAGCTCAGGCACGGCGTTCTCCGGCGCCACCAGCCAACCCAGGCGCCAGCCCGTCATGCCGAAATATTTGGAGAAA
Coding sequences:
- a CDS encoding DMT family transporter, whose protein sequence is MNALNHSRSLAFFGLLLANLCWSGNALVARAFAGEIAPFTLSFWRWCLALALLLPFVAVPLWRHRAAVAKAGWRLLVLGGLGIAGYNSLLYSAAQTTAAINISLVNTCLPLVTFIGAGLLLNEWPARRAWWGMLVAVVGLAVLISQGQWSRLASLSFNQGDLIMLLAVVDWALYSLLLRRWAAYLQPIPPLALLGVFILLGVPLILPFYLYELAQGVQLALNVANLSAIAYTAVFASLLAYLAWNHGIRVVGAAKAALTNYLMPVFTALLGWVLLNESLQLYHWLGAAMIFGGLLLATRPSKA
- the sfsA gene encoding DNA/RNA nuclease SfsA, which gives rise to MRFDPPLEEGRLLRRYKRFLADIETASGEPMTIHCANTGSMLNCMSEGCRVWFGRSNDPKRKLAGSWEISETPQGRLACINTARANALVEEALRAGLITELAGFTALKREVPYGVENSRADFRLDYPSGPVFVEVKSVTLGFDGSDVAAFPDAVTLRGARHLRELAALSRLGVRTVLLYCVNLSGIVAVRAAEDIDPAYAAGLREARAAGVEVLAYGAELSPEGISLVRRLEVFA